Proteins from one Cryptomeria japonica chromosome 4, Sugi_1.0, whole genome shotgun sequence genomic window:
- the LOC131874883 gene encoding receptor-like protein 43 — protein sequence MERLSVMLCFFIVMTCCFVSATCYVSCLPHERDALLAFKSEYYMDSAAAKQLGSWRGFNCCDWHGVQCSQYSSHVILLRFSKNYFHPFKMLHPAFFQLKYMKHLDLSCNYFTGVLPRGLFSLQKLRYLDLKQNRFEGEIPVEVGSLFNLTYLNLGMNSFQGRVPWQFGNLSHLEFLDVSKLKKHPQLGTLYGVEGMNLHGSSVRWIENLRKLKTLSLGGIVLNVTSRELEAALSHLHHLQRLELLVCQLSGHIPNAIQNLTSLSSLILDSNEFSSIVPSWLGSMPHLQELSLSENPSLSGDIAHILWSEWPQLTKFDLSGTNVTGSIPPCIGNISLLAHPS from the exons ATGGAGAGATTATCTGTTATGCTATGCTTCTTTATTGTGATGACATGCTGCTTTGTTTCTGCAACCTGCTACGTTTCATGTCTCCCCCATGAAAGAGATGCACTTCTTGCTTTCAAGAGTGAGTATTATATGGATTCAGCTGCAGCCAAACAATTGGGGTCATGGAGGGGATTTAATTGCTGTGACTGGCATGGAGTTCAATGCAGTCAATACTCTTCCCATGTCATCCTACTGCGCTTCTCCAAGAATTATTTTCATCCCTTCAAAATGCTTCATCCAGCTTTTTTCCAATTAAAGTATATGAAGCATTTGGACCTAAGCTGCAATTATTTCACTGGTGTTCTACCGAGAG GGCTTTTTAGTCTCCAAAAACTGAGATATTTGGATCTCAAGcaaaacagatttgaaggtgaaATTCCGGTGGAAGTTGGTTCTTTGTTCAacttgacttatctcaacttaggCATGAACAGTTTTCAAGGTAGAGTTCCATGGCAGTTTGGTAATCTCTCTCACTTGGAATTTTTAGATGTTTCTAAATTGAAAAAACATCCTCAATTGGGAACTCTTTATGGAGTGGAAGGTATGAATTTGCATGGTTCAAGTGTAAGGTGGATAGAAAATCTACGGAAGTTGAAAACTTTGTCTCTTGGAGGCATAGTGTTGAATGTCACAAGTAGGGAATTGGAAGCAGCCCTTTCGCATCTCCATCATCTCCAACGCTTGGAACTTTTAGTTTGCCAACTGTCAGGGCACATTCCCAATGCTATCCAAAACCTCACCTCCTTGTCCAGTCTTATTTTAGATTCTAATGAATTTAGTTCCATAGTGCCTTCATGGTTGGGAAGTATGCCTCATTTGCAAGAGTTAAGTTTGTCTGAAAATCCATCATTAAGTGGAGATATAGCCCATATATTATGGAGTGAATGGCCACAATTGACCAAGTTTGATTTGTCAGGAACTAATGTAACAGGAAGCATTCCACCTTGTATTGGAAATATTTCCTTGCTTGCTCATCCATCTTGA